In the Ipomoea triloba cultivar NCNSP0323 chromosome 6, ASM357664v1 genome, one interval contains:
- the LOC116023422 gene encoding secreted RxLR effector protein 161-like, with translation MENIPYATVVGCLGYIQVCTRPGIAFAVKMLGRYLKNLDVVDYSDADFAGCFGSRRSTSRYVFVMADGAISWRSVKQSLITTSTVEAEFVTYYEETSQGVWLKNSISVLRVMDSISKPLKIYYDSSVVVFLAKNDKNESRSKHIDIKFLAIRERVKNQLVIIEHISIGLMLAYPFTKAMPLFRFKDLVEKLRL, from the exons ATGGAGAACATACCTTATGCTACAGTGGTTGGGTGTCTTGGATACATTCAAGTTTGTACAAGGCCAGGCATTGCTTTTGCCGTCAAGATGCTAGGACGGTACTTGAAAAATCTAG ATGTTGTCGATTATtctgatgcggactttgccggttgtttTGGTTCTCGAAGATCAACTTCAAGATACGTCTTTGTCATGGCCGATGGGGCTATCTCgtggagaagtgttaaacagTCCTTAATAACTACTTCTACCGTGGAAGCCGAGTTCGTTACCTATTACGAGGAAACTTCACAAGGTGTGTGGCTCAAGAATTCCATCTCTGTGCTTAGAGTTATGGACTCTATATCTAAGCCATTGAAAATTTACTATGACAGCTCCGTTGTGGTCTTTCTAGCTAAGAACGACAAAAATGAAAGTCGAAGTAAGCACATCGACATTAAGTTCTTAGCCATTAGGGAGCGTGTCAAGAACCAACTTGTGATCATTGAACACATTAGTATTGGGTTGATGTTAGCATATCCCTTTACTAAAGCCATGCCTCTATTTAGATTCAAGGATCTTGTTGAGAAACTGAGACTTTAG